A window of Silurus meridionalis isolate SWU-2019-XX chromosome 28, ASM1480568v1, whole genome shotgun sequence contains these coding sequences:
- the LOC124381550 gene encoding uncharacterized protein LOC124381550, giving the protein MGLLRLLCCLSLFFICAGASMIETLHKIEDLKSRKFGHEYPHHGLLLLHWLANHISIGPSEEILLHFEPARRDYGFQTYESTNNTALPNLEDSEDSVYYSLGSLSSVAIRTKLPPYVTQDYYNALENTKRDLDRIVLQIQRSNPRQADKVYITQVVTKDSEDYDPNEIFEISPKLLAQVQFLKTSLDLIQILESHVTNTQTSDDPRLAMSKEQLLHHLKYSDKHLQTIFEDQSLRWLLSLAGYNIENRLNIHKNTWLCSPDNLNQQEQITSDPKTLCEGQHPVKLELKSTENGYARLIWSGLPKNMLTINTTIVIFSSDTSSDISTFAAVKSSGSYDTYWALNHGIQPRLVQFRFGFEFGFVGLRYAVIWRGPQFDEANRVLPTDITGYNASLQLFTRNGYACARIYIRRSFSDFKTAFANAWVSFYTSENDQNKKYTQYEWVTKFKKGVDTKEYHIYEYMSSMSIAPGVQARLMLSDDSIYSLIFTSKASVMARTTPWESQ; this is encoded by the coding sequence ATGGGGTTGTTGAGGCTCCTCTgttgcctctctctcttcttcattTGTGCTGGTGCGTCCATGATTGAGACCTTACACAAAATTGAGGATCTAAAAAGCAGAAAGTTTGGGCACGAGTACCCACACCATGGTCTTCTCCTGCTGCACTGGTTGGCCAACCACATCTCAATCGGTCCATCAGAAGAAATCCTGCTTCATTTCGAGCCTGCACGTCGGGACTACGGCTTCCAGACCTATGAAAGTACTAACAACACTGCTCTTCCGAACTTGGAGGACTCAGAAGACAGTGTGTATTACTCGTTGGGAAGTCTCAGTTCAGTGGCGATCCGAACCAAGCTGCCTCCGTATGTCACCCAAGATTACTACAATGCCCTTGAAAACACCAAGAGAGACCTGGACCGCATCGTCCTCCAAATTCAAAGGAGCAACCCAAGACAAGCAGACAAAGTTTATATCACACAAGTAGTGACCAAAGACTCAGAAGACTACGATCCAAATGAAATCTTTGAGATCAGTCCTAAACTCTTAGCACAAGTACAGTTTCTCAAAACCTCTCTTGATTTAATTCAAATCCTCGAATCACATGTGACCAACACTCAAACCTCAGATGATCCTCGACTAGCAATGTCCAAAGAGCAACTTCTCCACCATTTGAAATATTCCGACAAACATCTTCAAACTATTTTTGAGGACCAAAGCTTGAGGTGGCTTCTAAGTCTGGCTGGATATAACATAGAAAACAGGTTAAACATTCATAAGAATACTTGGTTATGTTCACCTGATAATCTGAACCAGCAAGAACAAATCACCAGTGATCCTAAAACACTGTGTGAGGGCCAGCATCCAGTAAAGTTGGAACTGAAATCCACAGAAAACGGTTATGCAAGACTCATTTGGAGTGGTTTACCAAAGAACATGCTAACAATAAACACTACTATTGTCATTTTTAGTAGCGACACGTCTAGTGATATTAGCACGTTCGCAGCAGTCAAATCTTCGGGATCCTATGACACGTACTGGGCACTGAATCATGGTATTCAGCCACGTCTGGTCCAATTCCGTTTCGGCTTTGAGTTTGGTTTCGTTGGCCTTCGTTACGCAGTCATTTGGAGAGGGCCCCAGTTTGACGAGGCTAACAGAGTGCTTCCTACCGACATTACTGGCTACAACGCAAGCCTTCAGCTTTTCACGAGAAATGGCTACGCATGTGCTCGGATATACATCAGAAGATCTTTTTCGGATTTCAAAACAGCGTTTGCCAATGCATGGGTGTCTTTCTATACCAGTGAGAATGATcagaacaaaaaatatacacagtatGAGTGGGTCACCAAATTCAAGAAAGGTGTGGATACTAAAGAATATCACATCTATGAGTATATGTCATCCATGAGTATTGCACCTGGAGTCCAAGCCCGCTTGATGCTCTCTGATGACAGTATTTACAGTCTGATTTTTACCTCGAAGGCGTCTGTGATGGCCCGCACTACTCCTTGGGAGAGTCAGTAA
- the LOC124381456 gene encoding uncharacterized protein LOC124381456 has protein sequence MGTGRLLFCFALSLGLISIYCMTPTSAIDVIDNLNDLKNKTNFDEYLSTLCWLLSLGKIDQNGKLRLNINPTDKHLGFHQFKNFEKTFPNLSKTNFEYYTFGNVIKALKSLPNYIIRKICNSQISSKNNLHRIVIQIDKDYPNVVFKVYVTQHYKDKNKGSSYDPKFTFEISIKLLKEIEDICLSIQEQQTFQRKLGKLQNHPHVHWLVYIVECNTDNNVKEHTKSNSQASSKHSQLDKINLELQSTPNGQARIVWDGIPDEMLSKELKVGVYGGEDEDDPLVEHPLNGRANGVIDTDLDLRCGLQLRLLVPVTIFESVYESPEFDGPEGKVPAGTSYMLTIIVGLITISIFILIRMRTDNRPKATPHFVTVSHGRPGF, from the coding sequence ATGGGGACTGGAAGACTCCTTTTTTGCTTTGCTCTGAGTCTGGGCTTGATCAGTATCTACTGTATGACTCCGACAAGTGCCATTGATGTCATTGACAACTTGAAtgatctaaaaaacaaaacaaactttgATGAATACCTCTCGACTCTGTGCTGGCTACTCAGTCTAGGTAAAATTGACCAAAATGGAAAACTACGCCTTAATATCAATCCAACTGACAAACATTTAGGCTTTCATCAGTTTAAAAACTTTGAAAAAACCTTTCCTAACTTGTCTAAAACCAATTTTGAGTATTATACTTTTGGCAATGTAATTAAAGCActaaaaagtttgcctaattatATTATTAGGAAAATCTGTAACTCGCAGATTAGTTCCAAAAACAATCTTCACAGAATTGTAATTCAAATTGACAAAGATTATCCAAATGTAGTGTTTAAAGTGTATGTTACACAGCACTATAAGGACAAGAACAAAGGCAGTAGTTATGATCCAAAGTTTACCTTTGAGATCAGCATAAAGCTGCTCAAAGAAATCGAAGACATATGTCTGTCTATTCAAGAGCAGCAAACATTTCAGCGTAAACTAGGAAAATTGCAAAATCATCCTCACGTCCATTGGCTTGTGTACATTGTAGAATGTAACACCGATAATAATGTTAAAGAACATACAAAGTCTAATTCTCAAGCCAGTTCCAAGCATTCGCAGTTAGACAAAATAAACCTTGAGCTACAATCCACTCCAAATGGGCAGGCGAGGATCGTATGGGATGGGATCCCGGATGAGATGCTGAGCAAAGAGCTGAAAGTAGGTGTTTACGGAGGAGAAGATGAAGACGACCCTTTGGTAGAGCACCCACTGAACGGAAGGGCGAATGGAGTAATAGACACCGACTTGGATCTTCGTTGTGGTCTTCAACTCCGTCTTCTAGTGCCGGTCACCATCTTTGAATCTGTTTATGAAAGTCCTGAGTTTGATGGCCCAGAGGGTAAAGTACCTGCGGGGACATCGTACATGTTAACAATCATTGTTGGGCTGATAACTAtcagtattttcattttaataagaaTGAGGACTGACAACAGACCGAAAGCCACACCTCACTTTGTAACAGTGTCACACGGCAGACCAGGTTTCTGA
- the LOC124381483 gene encoding uncharacterized protein LOC124381483 isoform X1 yields MRKMGDVLKILLSVVLLSRLCWTQDYGTIPVKPTISSTYRIECKDDCEFHTEDSYYWCNTEKGWDYCSPVPDLTYTSDPCREGHFCDTHGYYYTWCWTESSWGYCSLPQNHDGSKIIVRQKRQPNTVEICSVHDKAKKRRTTLTAQPNSNVIADGNSWKKEMSDLIENWKNDKLPDQAKSELIKSKNLRIDLQGLLKRSNQNYYNLQIQINKKRGNNESTTLAQVIMPVDEDIPDRYVRRAFAESAKQRARVFIDVTSNNIPIRQGQNCD; encoded by the exons AT GAGAAAAATGGGAGACGTACTTAAAATCCTCCTGTCCGTCGTTTTGCTCAGCCGACTGTGCTGGACACAAGATTATGGCACTATTCCAGTTAAACCAACAATCAGCTCGACTTATCGAATTGAGTGCAAGGACGACTGTGAGTTTCATACTGAAGATTCGTACTACTGGTGCAACACGGAGAAAGGGTGGGATTACTGCTCCCCGGTGCCTGACTTGACGTATACGAGCGATCCGTGCAGAGAGGGTCATTTTTGTGATACTCACGGCTATTACTACACCTGGTGCTGGACAGAATCAAGCTGGGGCTACTGTAGCCTTCCCCAGAACCATGACGGTTCCAAAATTATTGTTCGTCAAAAAAGACAACCGAATACTGTAGAGATCTGTTCAGTGCATGACAAAGCTAAAAAAAGGAGGACAACGCTCACTGCACAACCAAATTCTAATGTTATAGCAGATGGCAACAGCTGGAAGAAGGAGATGAGTGATTTAATCGAAAACTGGAAAAATGATAAATTACCGGACCAGGCCAAATCCGAACTCATCAAATCCAAAAACCTTCGCATCGACCTACAGGGGCTGCTGAAGAGGTCTAATCAGAATTATTATAACTTGCAAATTCAGATAAATAAGAAACGCGGAAATAACGAGAGCACCACGCTGGCCCAAGTGATCATGCCAGTAGATGAAGACATTCCTGACAGATATGTTCGTAGAGCCTTCGCTGAGAGCGCCAAACAGCGTGCCAGGGTTTTCATTGACGTGACTTCCAATAACATTCCAATAAGGCAAGGACAAAACTGTGATTGA
- the LOC124381483 gene encoding uncharacterized protein LOC124381483 isoform X2, producing the protein MGDVLKILLSVVLLSRLCWTQDYGTIPVKPTISSTYRIECKDDCEFHTEDSYYWCNTEKGWDYCSPVPDLTYTSDPCREGHFCDTHGYYYTWCWTESSWGYCSLPQNHDGSKIIVRQKRQPNTVEICSVHDKAKKRRTTLTAQPNSNVIADGNSWKKEMSDLIENWKNDKLPDQAKSELIKSKNLRIDLQGLLKRSNQNYYNLQIQINKKRGNNESTTLAQVIMPVDEDIPDRYVRRAFAESAKQRARVFIDVTSNNIPIRQGQNCD; encoded by the coding sequence ATGGGAGACGTACTTAAAATCCTCCTGTCCGTCGTTTTGCTCAGCCGACTGTGCTGGACACAAGATTATGGCACTATTCCAGTTAAACCAACAATCAGCTCGACTTATCGAATTGAGTGCAAGGACGACTGTGAGTTTCATACTGAAGATTCGTACTACTGGTGCAACACGGAGAAAGGGTGGGATTACTGCTCCCCGGTGCCTGACTTGACGTATACGAGCGATCCGTGCAGAGAGGGTCATTTTTGTGATACTCACGGCTATTACTACACCTGGTGCTGGACAGAATCAAGCTGGGGCTACTGTAGCCTTCCCCAGAACCATGACGGTTCCAAAATTATTGTTCGTCAAAAAAGACAACCGAATACTGTAGAGATCTGTTCAGTGCATGACAAAGCTAAAAAAAGGAGGACAACGCTCACTGCACAACCAAATTCTAATGTTATAGCAGATGGCAACAGCTGGAAGAAGGAGATGAGTGATTTAATCGAAAACTGGAAAAATGATAAATTACCGGACCAGGCCAAATCCGAACTCATCAAATCCAAAAACCTTCGCATCGACCTACAGGGGCTGCTGAAGAGGTCTAATCAGAATTATTATAACTTGCAAATTCAGATAAATAAGAAACGCGGAAATAACGAGAGCACCACGCTGGCCCAAGTGATCATGCCAGTAGATGAAGACATTCCTGACAGATATGTTCGTAGAGCCTTCGCTGAGAGCGCCAAACAGCGTGCCAGGGTTTTCATTGACGTGACTTCCAATAACATTCCAATAAGGCAAGGACAAAACTGTGATTGA
- the LOC124381090 gene encoding uncharacterized protein LOC124381090, whose product MRNTEHKLTLFLTFINVIVCTLGTGSNPKYYSSKYGVRCNEECDTHGKSYLWCMTAKGWDYCSTKENVDYTGQPCREDHPCGKYGKGYHWCYTNSGSWGYCGILRNASEPKTLLYKGSSTMSLCWSDCLYDENKQYFWCYTEKGWDYCSPLPEVTYKNEPCRLDHYCDPHEYAYTWCLTNSGNDYCGSIEPGECQYVNSVAAKENSKTVVSCIWKDTKNNKEIKLTAEPDFTIFAEAFTWKNEIINFIARWKNTYLNPEPGSKLIISNNLRFDVKKLENEEEQQIYSLQILVNVHTQSWRSNKLAQVVLPDYEEVPERFVQLAFLESFRHQSKISVVINESSTDKQ is encoded by the coding sequence ATGAGAAATACAGAACACAAACTAACTCTGTTCCTGACCTTTATCAATGTAATTGTCTGCACTTTGGGAACGGGAAGCAACCCAAAGTACTACAGCTCGAAGTACGGGGTTCGGTGCAATGAGGAGTGTGACACACATGGAAAAAGCTACTTATGGTGCATGACTGCAAAGGGCTGGGATTATTGCTCAACAAAGGAGAATGTAGACTACACAGGCCAGCCTTGTAGAGAAGACCATCCCTGTGGGAAGTATGGCAAGGGTTACCATTGGTGCTACACCAATAGTGGTAGCTGGGGTTACTGCGGAATTCTACGTAATGCATCAGAACCAAAGACGCTGTTATATAAGGGTTCATCTACAATGAGTTTGTGTTGGAGCGACTGTTTGTACGATGAGAATAAACAATACTTCTGGTGTTACACGGAAAAAGGCTGGGACTACTGCTCTCCACTACCTGAGGTCACGTACAAAAATGAGCCGTGCCGCTTGGACCACTATTGTGACCCCCATGAATATGCTTACACCTGGTGCCTCACAAACTCAGGGAATGATTATTGTGGTTCTATCGAACCTGGAGAATGCCAGTATGTCAATAGTGTTGCTGCAAAAGAAAACTCTAAAACAGTGGTTTCCTGCATATGGAAGGACACCAAGAATAACAAAGAGATCAAGCTCACTGCAGAGCCAGACTTCACAATATTTGCTGAAGCTTTCACCTGGAAGAACGAGATCATCAACTTCATCGCACGCTGGAAAAACACCTACTTGAACCCAGAGCCCGGTTCCAAGCTGATCATCTCGAACAACCTTAGGTTTGATGTAAAGAAGCTGGAGAATGAAGAAGAACAGCAAATCTACAGCCTGCAAATCCTGGTGAATGTACACACCCAGAGTTGGAGGAGCAACAAACTGGCCCAGGTGGTCCTACCAGACTACGAAGAGGTTCCAGAGAGATTTGTACAACTGGCCTTCTTGGAGAGCTTCCGTCATCAGTCCAAGATTTCTGTAGTAATTAATGAGTCCAGTACAGATAAACAATAA
- the casp3a gene encoding caspase-3a has translation MSVNQEKSEAVSGDCACALGSDIPDAKGTVAGAAGGAGGEPMQVDAKGHARTYRYSLDYPCIGHCIIINNKNFHHNTGMNQRNGTDVDAGNAMKTFGKLGYKVKVFNDQTVDQIQKQLQTVASGDHSRCASFVCVLLSHGDEGVFFGTDRSVELKTLTSLFRGDRCVSLAGKPKLFFIQACRGTDLDSGVETDSDSDNSMKIPVEADFLYAYSTAPGYYSWRNTMTGSWFMQSLCEMLSKHGRELELMHILTRVNHKVALDFESASTMPGFHAKKQIPCIVSLLTKEMYFTP, from the exons ATGTCTGTAAACCAGGAGAAGAGCGAAGCCGTGAGCGGAgactgcgcatgcgcactggGCAGCGACATCCCTGA CGCTAAAGGAACAGTGGCTGGAGCtgcaggaggagcaggaggagagcCGATGCAGGTGGACGCTAAAGGCCATGCCCGCACCTACAGATACAGCCTGGACTACCCCTGTATAGGCCATtgcatcatcatcaacaacaagaACTTCCACCACAACACGG GAATGAACCAGCGAAACGGTACGGACGTCGACGCCGGAAACGCCATGAAGACCTTCGGAAAGCTGGGCTACaaagtgaaggtgttcaatgacCAGACTGTGGACCAGATCCAGAAACAATTACAGACAG ttgccAGCGGTGACCACAGTCGCTGTGCCTCGTTCGTGTGTGTGCTGCTGAGTCACGGAGACGAGGGCGTGTTCTTCGGGACGGACCGCTCGGTGGAGCTGAAGACCTTAACGAGTCTGTTCAGAGGAGACCGCTGTGTATCTCTAGCAGGCAAACCCAAACTCTTCTttatccag GCGTGTCGTGGCACAGACCTGGACTCCGGTGTGGAGACGGACAGCGACTCAGATAATTCCATGAAAATCCCGGTGGAGGCTGATTTTCTTTACGCATATTCTACAGCACCAG GTTACTACTCGTGGAGGAACACGATGACCGGCTCGTGGTTCATGCAGTCCCTGTGCGAGATGCTGAGCAAACACGGCCGAGAACTGGAGCTCATGCACATCTTAACCCGCGTCAACCACAAGGTGGCGCTGGACTTCGAGTCCGCTTCCACCATGCCTGGCTTCCACGCCAAGAAACAGATTCCCTGCATTGTGTCTCTGCTCACCAAGGAGATGTACTTCACCCCCTGA